One genomic segment of uncultured Desulfobacter sp. includes these proteins:
- the rsmG gene encoding 16S rRNA (guanine(527)-N(7))-methyltransferase RsmG: MKEFCGCLEKGADVLGLNLSPDQTDLLAAHARELQLWNAKMNLTAITDIRLMAYKHFVDALAAAVFLERPARVMDIGSGAGFPAVPMKVICPDLDITMVDAVRKKVSFLNHVVRSLKLDNISAVHARVEDLAKDPGHFQMYDAVTARGFADLGKLAKLACPMLAPGGRIYALKGAHALEEITPELKKQFHITHKSYILPFVDAYRFVVILEARQIHA; encoded by the coding sequence ATGAAGGAATTTTGCGGTTGCCTTGAAAAGGGTGCTGATGTCCTTGGGTTGAACTTGTCACCGGACCAGACGGATTTGCTGGCTGCCCATGCTCGGGAGTTGCAACTCTGGAATGCCAAAATGAATCTGACCGCCATAACGGATATCCGGCTTATGGCATATAAACATTTTGTGGATGCGCTGGCTGCGGCCGTTTTTCTGGAGCGGCCTGCACGGGTAATGGATATCGGTTCCGGTGCGGGGTTTCCTGCTGTTCCCATGAAAGTAATCTGCCCGGACCTTGATATTACCATGGTGGATGCGGTGAGAAAAAAGGTCAGCTTTTTAAACCATGTGGTGCGATCTCTAAAGCTTGATAACATCAGCGCGGTGCATGCAAGGGTGGAAGACCTTGCCAAAGATCCAGGACATTTTCAAATGTATGATGCCGTGACAGCCAGAGGCTTTGCGGATCTTGGAAAACTTGCAAAGCTTGCCTGTCCCATGCTGGCACCCGGCGGCAGAATTTATGCTTTGAAAGGGGCGCATGCATTGGAAGAGATCACACCTGAACTTAAAAAGCAGTTTCATATTACACATAAATCTTATATCCTGCCTTTTGTCGATGCCTACCGGTTTGTGGTTATTCTTGAAGCCCGTCAAATTCATGCGTGA
- a CDS encoding transposase has translation MSLAQNASKNIVDRLTWHTANRDQTGIAKDLAEGKDIPEVYGLGEAGLFDEFFYFLDHFEFTNLLMELEPKSKQRNSPVPFMRIIFIYMMRIVAGLHFFWHTDSVILRSQALMRLVGFNGREIKEGTCNRGKKKSSCDEKAPIPIRGPVSCDFIKNTMASIVAPTLEKMFNRGISILAAHKFFPKKIHALLDASEIESTEKCNGCGKVTKEKPPELKLRKKRIRKVLETVFGFKIWVVWDPNSRLPLAMRFATIEVHDITFAQEVVQQAIDNLGEHAKITSLAIDRGFTDGIFLWWLNSKTITFFIPAKSSLNVYDDALSLIGTGHSEIKDEIRTVGAGKNKTTVTDHWDVEGLEGLTSAEFYGPQGSGSHQNSKGFVANPINAVVVKDDPFKANNPGSKTLIILTNGPVDKPLVVYDAYDARSEIENALFREAKQAWFIERPPINTKSGFIVHVYLTIFVMALTTAFRDWIDQQDKLEKKGQDTGIRKFRQKVKEENGNKLIIFDKDRYAIFDAYEVFILCGRNVLRPTGTPETITPQDILTKYGVQLE, from the coding sequence ATGAGTTTAGCCCAAAATGCATCAAAAAATATAGTAGACCGCTTGACCTGGCATACAGCAAACAGGGACCAAACAGGCATCGCCAAAGATCTTGCCGAAGGTAAAGATATCCCTGAAGTATATGGCCTTGGGGAAGCTGGATTATTCGATGAGTTTTTTTACTTTCTTGATCATTTCGAATTTACCAACCTGCTCATGGAACTTGAACCAAAATCAAAACAAAGAAACAGTCCGGTCCCATTCATGCGTATCATTTTTATTTATATGATGCGTATTGTGGCTGGCCTTCATTTTTTTTGGCACACAGACTCTGTTATTCTTCGAAGTCAGGCCTTAATGCGTCTTGTCGGCTTTAACGGCAGGGAGATAAAAGAAGGGACTTGCAATAGGGGTAAGAAAAAATCCTCTTGCGATGAAAAAGCGCCCATTCCAATCCGAGGACCGGTATCTTGTGATTTCATAAAAAATACAATGGCATCAATTGTTGCACCAACCCTGGAAAAAATGTTTAACAGGGGAATATCGATTTTAGCGGCACATAAGTTTTTTCCAAAAAAAATTCATGCTCTGCTTGATGCTTCCGAGATTGAATCAACAGAAAAATGTAACGGCTGTGGCAAAGTAACCAAAGAAAAACCGCCCGAACTCAAACTTCGTAAAAAGCGCATTCGAAAAGTTCTGGAAACTGTTTTTGGATTTAAAATATGGGTGGTTTGGGATCCAAACAGCCGCCTTCCTTTAGCCATGCGTTTTGCTACAATTGAGGTTCATGACATAACTTTTGCTCAGGAAGTGGTTCAGCAGGCAATTGACAATCTGGGGGAACATGCCAAAATCACTTCCCTTGCCATTGACCGTGGGTTCACGGACGGCATTTTTTTATGGTGGCTCAACAGTAAAACCATCACCTTTTTTATTCCTGCTAAATCCAGTTTGAATGTTTATGACGATGCCCTGTCTTTAATTGGTACAGGCCATTCGGAAATTAAAGACGAAATACGCACTGTGGGTGCCGGTAAAAACAAGACAACGGTTACAGATCATTGGGATGTTGAAGGTCTGGAAGGGTTAACGTCAGCAGAATTCTACGGACCACAGGGCAGCGGCAGCCATCAAAACTCCAAAGGCTTTGTCGCCAATCCCATCAATGCTGTTGTGGTTAAGGATGATCCTTTTAAGGCTAATAATCCCGGTTCCAAAACCCTGATTATTCTTACAAATGGACCTGTTGACAAGCCCTTGGTGGTTTATGACGCATACGACGCCCGCAGTGAAATTGAAAACGCCTTATTTAGAGAGGCCAAGCAGGCCTGGTTCATAGAAAGGCCACCTATAAATACGAAATCCGGTTTTATCGTTCATGTGTATCTCACCATTTTTGTCATGGCACTGACAACGGCTTTCAGGGATTGGATAGACCAACAGGATAAATTGGAGAAAAAAGGTCAAGACACCGGAATCAGGAAGTTCAGACAAAAAGTTAAAGAAGAAAATGGAAACAAGCTGATTATATTTGATAAGGATCGGTATGCAATATTTGATGCGTATGAAGTTTTCATTCTATGTGGCAGGAATGTACTCCGGCCAACCGGCACACCAGAAACGATCACCCCTCAAGACATATTAACAAAATATGGTGTACAACTGGAATAA
- the fusA gene encoding elongation factor G, producing MIRDLKRVRNIGISAHIDSGKTTLTERILFYTNRIHKINEVRGKDGTGAVMDSMELEKERGITIASAATHCEWNNHAINIIDTPGHVDFTVEVERSLRVLDGVVLILCSVSGVQSQSITVDQQMKRYEVPCIAFVNKCDRSGANPLKVCKQLRDKLGHNSVMLQLPIGLEDKHEGVIDLVKMKAYYFEGDNGERMVEAQIPAELQDDANAAREEMLDAVSLFSEELTDAVLEEAEITEEMIMSAVRTGTIAREMTPVFLGSAYKNKAVQPLLNAVINYLPCPLDIKNEAIDLDNNEETVVLDSDFDKPAVALAFKLEDGQYGQLTYIRVYQGCVKKGDTLINARDHKKVKIGRLIRMHSNQTEDVDAVPAGHIGAMFGIDCASGDTFVSPDVNYSMMAMHVMDPVISLSITPKDNKAQINMSKALNRFTKEDPTFKTYVDHETGDTIIQGMGELHLEVYVERMKREYNAEVATGQPRVAYRETITRRAPFNYTHKKQTGGAGQFGRVAGFIEPTEEEFEFVNKITGGRIPTQYIPACEKGFVGCLVKGPSLEFPVTGIKVTLEDGAYHAVDSSEMAFQSAARGGFLEAYNKAKPVIMEPIMKVVIETPNEFQGACMGLINQRRGIIQGSQEEGVMSVIESQVPLSDMFGFSTVLRSATQGKAQFTMEFSSYKQAPQSIADEIAKNKAEEKAAKNK from the coding sequence ATGATCAGAGATCTTAAACGGGTAAGGAATATTGGAATCAGTGCCCATATTGATTCCGGTAAAACCACGCTTACTGAACGGATTCTTTTTTATACCAACCGAATCCATAAAATAAACGAAGTCAGGGGCAAGGACGGCACGGGCGCGGTCATGGATTCCATGGAACTGGAAAAGGAAAGGGGCATTACCATTGCTTCTGCGGCCACCCATTGTGAATGGAACAACCATGCCATTAATATTATTGATACGCCGGGCCATGTGGATTTTACCGTGGAGGTGGAACGGTCCTTGCGTGTTCTGGACGGTGTTGTTCTCATCCTTTGCTCGGTATCCGGGGTACAGTCCCAGTCCATTACCGTTGACCAGCAGATGAAACGTTACGAAGTCCCCTGCATTGCGTTTGTCAATAAATGTGACCGTTCAGGTGCCAACCCGCTTAAAGTCTGCAAGCAGCTTAGGGATAAACTCGGCCATAATTCCGTGATGCTGCAGCTTCCCATAGGCCTTGAAGATAAGCATGAGGGCGTTATTGACCTTGTGAAAATGAAAGCCTACTACTTTGAAGGTGACAACGGGGAGCGAATGGTGGAAGCCCAGATCCCTGCAGAACTGCAAGATGATGCTAATGCGGCCAGAGAAGAAATGCTTGATGCTGTGTCCTTGTTCTCCGAAGAACTGACGGACGCTGTTCTTGAGGAAGCTGAAATTACCGAAGAGATGATCATGTCTGCAGTCAGAACCGGAACCATTGCCCGGGAGATGACACCTGTTTTTCTGGGTTCAGCCTACAAAAACAAAGCGGTTCAGCCCCTGCTGAATGCTGTTATCAATTACCTGCCCTGCCCTCTGGATATTAAAAATGAGGCCATTGATCTGGACAATAACGAAGAAACCGTTGTTCTTGACAGTGACTTTGACAAACCTGCCGTGGCTCTGGCCTTTAAGCTGGAAGACGGCCAGTATGGTCAGCTGACCTACATCCGCGTCTATCAAGGTTGTGTTAAGAAAGGTGACACCCTGATTAACGCCAGGGACCATAAAAAAGTTAAAATCGGTCGTCTCATCCGTATGCACTCAAACCAGACGGAGGATGTGGACGCTGTCCCGGCCGGTCATATCGGTGCCATGTTCGGCATTGACTGTGCATCTGGCGATACCTTTGTTTCACCGGATGTCAACTACTCCATGATGGCCATGCACGTTATGGACCCGGTTATCTCTTTGTCCATTACGCCCAAGGATAACAAAGCCCAGATCAACATGTCCAAGGCGCTAAACAGATTCACCAAGGAAGACCCCACATTCAAAACCTATGTGGATCATGAAACCGGAGATACAATTATTCAGGGCATGGGCGAGCTTCATCTAGAAGTATACGTGGAACGAATGAAACGTGAATATAATGCTGAGGTTGCCACAGGCCAGCCCAGGGTTGCCTACAGGGAAACAATTACCCGGAGAGCACCTTTTAACTACACCCATAAAAAACAGACCGGTGGCGCAGGTCAGTTCGGTCGTGTGGCAGGTTTTATTGAACCTACTGAAGAAGAATTTGAATTTGTAAACAAAATCACCGGCGGCCGTATTCCCACCCAGTATATTCCGGCCTGTGAAAAAGGCTTTGTGGGCTGCCTTGTAAAGGGCCCCAGCCTTGAGTTCCCGGTAACCGGCATCAAGGTCACCTTGGAAGACGGTGCCTACCATGCCGTTGACTCATCTGAAATGGCATTCCAGTCAGCAGCTCGCGGCGGTTTTCTTGAGGCTTACAACAAAGCAAAACCTGTTATCATGGAACCGATTATGAAGGTGGTTATTGAAACCCCCAATGAATTCCAGGGTGCCTGCATGGGGCTGATCAACCAGCGGCGCGGCATTATCCAGGGTTCCCAGGAAGAGGGCGTCATGTCAGTCATCGAATCCCAGGTTCCGCTGTCGGACATGTTCGGCTTTTCAACGGTTTTAAGATCCGCCACCCAGGGCAAGGCCCAGTTCACAATGGAATTTTCTTCGTATAAACAGGCACCCCAGTCTATTGCAGACGAAATTGCCAAGAACAAAGCCGAAGAAAAAGCAGCCAAAAACAAATAA
- a CDS encoding 4a-hydroxytetrahydrobiopterin dehydratase yields MEYLTKHKCVPCEKGAPVATVDEIDAYMPQVPEWDIVDVQGRQTLRRVFRFKDFKQALAFVNQVGELAEVEYHHPTLILDWGRVEVLWTTHKIKGLHKNDFSMAAKTDVLFQLG; encoded by the coding sequence ATGGAATACTTAACCAAGCACAAATGTGTTCCCTGCGAAAAAGGTGCCCCTGTTGCTACAGTTGATGAGATAGATGCCTACATGCCTCAAGTTCCTGAATGGGATATCGTCGATGTGCAGGGAAGGCAGACCCTCAGGCGCGTGTTTCGTTTTAAAGATTTCAAACAGGCTTTGGCCTTTGTAAACCAGGTGGGTGAGTTGGCCGAGGTCGAGTATCATCATCCCACATTGATTTTGGACTGGGGACGAGTGGAAGTTTTATGGACAACCCATAAAATAAAGGGTCTGCATAAAAATGATTTTTCCATGGCTGCCAAAACGGACGTTCTATTTCAATTGGGTTAA
- a CDS encoding peroxiredoxin-like family protein: MAYENVSTENFGELTVLNERREQVKISTLWRKKTAALVFVRHFGUVFCRQQVADLAHNAERFSEHKVNLVVIGSGDPVHFTEFREKTGYRGLLFSDPSLKAFSALGFSSGLKGFVSIESVFKAATALKQGHRQGSIQGSTFQLGGAVVVDSSGAVRYFFSSKKAGDHPKVDDLLLALGE; this comes from the coding sequence ATGGCATATGAAAATGTTTCAACTGAAAATTTTGGTGAACTGACTGTTCTAAATGAGCGCAGAGAACAGGTGAAAATATCAACGCTGTGGCGTAAAAAAACAGCGGCTTTAGTGTTTGTCAGACATTTTGGATGAGTCTTCTGCCGTCAGCAGGTTGCTGATCTTGCCCATAACGCAGAGCGATTCAGTGAACACAAGGTGAATCTTGTCGTAATCGGGTCGGGTGATCCTGTTCACTTCACGGAATTCCGGGAAAAAACAGGATATCGCGGACTACTCTTTTCCGATCCTTCACTCAAAGCTTTTTCAGCTTTAGGATTTTCAAGCGGCCTGAAGGGCTTTGTGAGTATAGAATCTGTATTTAAGGCTGCGACTGCATTGAAACAAGGCCATCGTCAGGGTTCAATTCAGGGAAGCACATTTCAGCTTGGTGGAGCGGTTGTCGTAGATTCTTCAGGCGCGGTACGCTATTTTTTTTCATCAAAAAAAGCGGGGGATCACCCAAAGGTTGATGATTTGTTACTGGCACTTGGGGAATAA
- a CDS encoding SDR family NAD(P)-dependent oxidoreductase, with protein sequence MIRLKQSILVKRSLNYVFKYTSDFSHIQDWDPGVVSSVRVDQIKIGVGSQYDLVLKFGPFRPKMKYEIIEYDPFSRVVLKGVGESFTAMDTIVFTKTAIGTQIDYQADIRFHWFGNVIEKILSPVMKKTGAKAMAGLEQKLSETRGLPNKTMWFKSETGLPDYLADHLIIPGMILFSRFGYALGKKFWSEPKGVLYGKKIVLTGGTSGIGKAAAFKLAEKKAFLTIIARNRVKAEQVQQEIIEKTGNPHIDFLIADLSLMQDIKQVSERLKASKKNIDILINNAGALFNERKNTPEGLEQTFATDLLGVFLLTQYLKDVLAASESPRIINVSSGGMYTQKIEVNDLENSQGQYNGAKAYARAKRGVLILTQIWAEQFKTHGIRVNAMHPGWVDTPGIERSLPGFHQRVKRILRTPEQGADTIVWLAASKRAGQYTGLFWLDRRPHETVIFPGTCESAQERQILWVKLNAFVSKG encoded by the coding sequence ATGATAAGATTAAAACAGTCCATTCTCGTTAAAAGATCCTTAAATTATGTCTTTAAATATACCAGTGATTTCAGCCATATTCAGGACTGGGACCCAGGGGTTGTTTCTTCGGTCAGGGTGGATCAAATAAAAATCGGCGTTGGTTCACAATATGATCTTGTTTTGAAGTTTGGCCCCTTCCGTCCGAAAATGAAATATGAAATTATTGAGTATGACCCTTTTTCCAGGGTTGTATTGAAAGGGGTGGGAGAGTCCTTCACGGCAATGGATACCATTGTTTTTACAAAAACAGCCATTGGAACACAAATTGACTACCAGGCAGATATCCGTTTTCATTGGTTTGGTAACGTTATTGAAAAGATTCTGTCTCCGGTCATGAAAAAAACAGGAGCGAAAGCCATGGCAGGCCTTGAACAGAAACTTTCCGAAACCCGAGGTCTGCCTAATAAAACGATGTGGTTTAAATCAGAGACCGGCCTGCCTGATTATCTTGCAGATCATTTAATTATCCCCGGAATGATTCTGTTCAGCCGATTTGGATATGCGTTGGGCAAAAAATTCTGGTCAGAACCAAAGGGGGTGCTCTACGGAAAAAAGATCGTATTGACAGGCGGCACCTCCGGGATTGGAAAGGCAGCCGCATTTAAACTTGCAGAGAAAAAAGCCTTTTTAACCATTATCGCAAGGAACCGTGTAAAGGCTGAACAGGTTCAGCAGGAAATTATTGAAAAGACCGGTAACCCGCATATTGATTTTTTGATTGCAGACCTAAGCCTGATGCAGGACATAAAGCAGGTCTCAGAAAGGCTTAAAGCTTCTAAAAAGAACATTGATATCCTCATTAACAATGCCGGTGCATTGTTTAATGAGCGTAAAAACACCCCAGAAGGATTGGAGCAGACATTTGCGACGGATCTTCTGGGAGTATTCCTGTTGACACAATATTTAAAGGATGTCCTTGCCGCATCAGAATCTCCAAGAATTATCAATGTATCATCCGGCGGCATGTATACCCAGAAAATTGAGGTAAACGATCTTGAAAACAGCCAGGGGCAGTATAACGGGGCCAAAGCCTATGCCCGCGCGAAAAGGGGTGTCCTCATTTTGACCCAAATCTGGGCTGAGCAGTTTAAAACACATGGCATACGGGTAAATGCCATGCATCCCGGGTGGGTGGATACTCCGGGTATTGAAAGGTCCCTGCCTGGATTTCATCAACGGGTGAAAAGAATTTTAAGAACGCCGGAACAAGGTGCGGATACCATTGTATGGCTGGCGGCATCAAAACGGGCGGGGCAATATACAGGGTTATTCTGGTTGGACAGGCGTCCCCATGAAACCGTAATCTTTCCTGGGACCTGTGAATCAGCACAGGAAAGGCAGATTCTCTGGGTAAAATTAAACGCTTTTGTGTCAAAGGGTTAA
- a CDS encoding DUF1365 family protein: protein MNSKIFTGKVNHRRYWPVDHDLSYPVYMYAFDFDELPGLNRRYPLFGYNKSAVTSIHDRDYLQPGNFSIKDKLSELLCRHQIKQSISNITMITSARYFNYVFNPVSFYYCYTDDHALAAIVAEVNNTYGERHPYVLKAGEPGSGKWIATFQTPKVFHVSPFNKVEGIYHFYFSDPKDQLEIKIELLNNNKKIMAAEFKGAGVSMTLVNHLKTIMEHPFAPHLSIPRIYAHAFKLFFRKKLIFNDKPIPQSPMTIKKQKPGIFEMLCQKLVFKALKKITIGGFKIKMPNQEMISFGHPGDSHPVIMKIEDYNFFLRMILDGEIGLGEAYMHSEWETPDLLELLKILIQNRDHFSDGNLLLSFFTRIKEKTAHDRCINSIKNTPENIRAHYDLSNAFYELFLDNQMMYSCGIFEQPDDSLEKAQEQKMMRILTQADIRDTHHILEIGCGWGGFAVFAAQKTGCHVTGITISKAQYDRACQRVIDEGLEDRITIKLQDYRHITGKFDRIVSIEMVEAVGPQFFPTYFKRGQALLKPGGRMLFQSIIIEDKRYNNYCKERDWIQKHIFPGGHLPCLKVLKDTISEHTDFHISNVHHMGTHYATTLAHWRDRFLSNKNNISRLGFDETFFRKWMYYFSICEAGFTVGGIDDIQVSLTL, encoded by the coding sequence ATGAATTCTAAAATTTTTACAGGAAAAGTTAACCATCGTCGCTACTGGCCTGTAGACCATGATTTGTCTTACCCTGTGTATATGTATGCCTTTGATTTTGATGAACTTCCCGGTCTCAATCGACGATATCCCCTTTTTGGTTACAACAAGTCCGCTGTTACATCCATCCATGACAGGGATTACCTTCAGCCCGGCAATTTTTCGATAAAGGATAAATTATCTGAATTGCTTTGCCGCCATCAGATCAAACAGTCTATTTCCAATATCACCATGATCACATCCGCCCGGTATTTTAATTATGTGTTTAACCCGGTCAGTTTTTATTACTGCTATACTGACGATCATGCACTTGCAGCAATCGTTGCTGAAGTCAACAATACCTACGGAGAGCGTCATCCCTATGTGCTCAAAGCCGGCGAGCCGGGATCAGGCAAGTGGATTGCAACATTTCAGACCCCCAAAGTATTCCACGTCTCCCCATTCAACAAAGTCGAAGGCATTTACCACTTTTATTTCTCAGACCCCAAGGACCAATTGGAAATTAAAATTGAGCTGCTTAATAATAACAAAAAAATAATGGCCGCAGAGTTTAAGGGCGCTGGCGTGTCTATGACCCTTGTCAATCATTTAAAGACAATAATGGAACACCCTTTTGCCCCCCACTTAAGTATTCCCAGAATATATGCCCACGCATTTAAGCTGTTTTTCAGGAAAAAGTTAATCTTTAATGATAAACCCATTCCCCAAAGTCCCATGACAATTAAAAAACAAAAACCGGGTATTTTTGAAATGCTCTGTCAAAAACTTGTTTTCAAGGCACTGAAAAAAATCACCATCGGCGGCTTTAAGATTAAGATGCCGAATCAGGAAATGATTAGTTTCGGCCATCCCGGCGACTCCCATCCTGTGATCATGAAAATAGAGGATTACAATTTTTTCCTAAGAATGATTTTGGACGGTGAGATCGGATTGGGTGAAGCCTATATGCATTCTGAATGGGAGACCCCGGACCTTTTGGAATTGTTAAAGATCTTAATTCAGAACCGCGATCATTTTTCAGACGGCAACCTGCTACTTTCGTTTTTCACCCGTATAAAGGAAAAAACCGCCCATGACAGGTGCATAAATTCCATAAAAAACACCCCGGAAAACATCCGGGCCCACTATGATTTAAGCAATGCCTTTTATGAACTTTTCCTGGATAATCAGATGATGTATTCATGCGGCATTTTCGAACAACCGGACGATTCCCTGGAAAAAGCCCAGGAGCAGAAAATGATGCGTATCCTGACCCAAGCGGATATCCGGGACACCCATCATATTCTTGAAATCGGATGCGGGTGGGGTGGTTTTGCGGTTTTTGCCGCCCAAAAAACCGGTTGTCATGTGACCGGCATTACAATTTCCAAAGCCCAGTATGACAGGGCATGTCAACGCGTCATTGATGAAGGGCTTGAAGACCGGATCACCATCAAGCTTCAGGACTACCGCCACATAACAGGCAAATTTGACCGGATTGTCTCCATTGAAATGGTCGAGGCTGTGGGGCCACAGTTTTTTCCCACATATTTCAAGCGGGGGCAAGCCCTTCTAAAACCCGGCGGCAGGATGCTCTTTCAGTCCATCATAATCGAAGATAAACGATATAATAACTATTGCAAAGAAAGGGACTGGATTCAAAAGCATATTTTTCCGGGCGGTCATCTGCCATGCCTGAAAGTTCTTAAAGACACCATATCAGAACATACCGATTTTCATATATCAAATGTCCATCACATGGGTACCCACTATGCAACAACCCTGGCGCACTGGCGGGATCGCTTTCTATCAAATAAGAATAATATCAGCAGGTTAGGCTTTGACGAGACATTTTTTAGAAAGTGGATGTATTATTTTTCCATCTGTGAAGCAGGGTTTACCGTTGGTGGCATTGACGATATCCAGGTCAGTTTAACCCTTTGA
- a CDS encoding FAD-dependent oxidoreductase, with amino-acid sequence MDLKQQSNLNIAIIGSGISGICAAYLLQKRHKVTLFEKKDYFGGHTHTIILPDGPDTGTPVDTGFIVLNERTYPNFIKFLSLLGVEKCPTDMSFSYFCERTGLCYASQNMNSIFAQRANIFKPKFLRFVYEMVRFLRILRNEYRSNGLPAITLSEYARQKGLHREVIDQFIIPMAASIWSGSDFQVSRFPIRTFAQFYENHGLLGVTGHPPWYFVKGGSHSYVNAFLKSFKGKAVKSSAVIRILRKPDGITLDFKNDRPQDFDAVVVATHADQALKLLETPSAREKELLGAWSYSKNKTFLHTDTNVMPHSKRAWASWNYTRHKKSKLDAPVTVSYDMTHLQRLKTQQRYFLTLNPQKEIPQPHVIKELNYTHPQYSFEAFRSQDALPTLNGKNNTFFCGAYFGFGFHEDGVKSALSVGKKFGVIL; translated from the coding sequence ATGGACTTAAAACAACAAAGCAACTTGAATATCGCCATTATTGGTTCCGGCATTTCCGGCATTTGCGCCGCATATCTTCTCCAAAAACGGCACAAAGTGACGCTGTTTGAAAAAAAAGATTATTTCGGAGGCCATACCCATACGATTATCCTCCCAGACGGTCCTGATACCGGCACCCCTGTGGATACGGGTTTTATCGTACTTAATGAGCGGACCTATCCTAACTTTATAAAATTTTTGTCACTGCTCGGTGTTGAAAAATGCCCAACAGATATGTCATTTTCCTACTTTTGTGAAAGAACCGGTCTTTGTTATGCCAGCCAAAATATGAATTCCATATTTGCCCAGCGCGCTAACATATTTAAGCCTAAATTTCTTCGGTTTGTATACGAAATGGTACGTTTTCTCCGTATACTGAGAAACGAATATCGTTCCAATGGCCTGCCGGCTATCACACTGTCTGAATATGCACGACAAAAAGGGCTTCACCGTGAGGTCATTGACCAGTTCATCATCCCCATGGCCGCATCCATATGGTCGGGTTCAGATTTTCAGGTCAGCCGTTTTCCCATCCGAACCTTTGCCCAGTTTTATGAAAACCACGGCCTTTTAGGCGTAACCGGTCATCCGCCCTGGTATTTTGTCAAAGGCGGCAGCCATTCCTATGTCAATGCCTTTCTGAAATCATTCAAAGGCAAGGCTGTTAAAAGCAGTGCCGTGATTCGAATATTACGTAAGCCGGACGGCATTACCCTGGATTTTAAAAATGACCGTCCCCAAGATTTTGATGCTGTTGTGGTTGCCACCCATGCCGATCAGGCCTTAAAGCTGCTTGAAACCCCAAGTGCCAGGGAAAAAGAACTTTTAGGGGCCTGGTCTTATTCAAAAAATAAAACATTCCTGCATACGGATACAAACGTCATGCCCCACAGCAAAAGGGCCTGGGCCAGCTGGAATTATACACGTCACAAAAAATCCAAATTGGATGCGCCTGTAACGGTAAGCTATGACATGACCCACCTGCAAAGACTGAAGACACAGCAGCGATATTTTTTAACCCTCAATCCACAAAAAGAAATCCCCCAACCCCATGTAATCAAAGAACTTAATTATACTCATCCTCAATATTCTTTTGAAGCGTTTAGGTCCCAGGACGCATTGCCAACCTTAAACGGAAAAAATAATACGTTTTTCTGCGGGGCATACTTCGGGTTTGGCTTTCATGAAGATGGGGTTAAGTCTGCATTAAGCGTTGGAAAAAAATTCGGGGTGATTTTATGA